The Lujinxingia vulgaris genome includes a region encoding these proteins:
- a CDS encoding c-type cytochrome domain-containing protein, with amino-acid sequence MFAQRLPTLLLCAGLTAGAALVGSLAACGPDFSADALGDFSDFDPQRPDFGDEQQGSIPDYQGDNEMVIEAIERYRTGNDLHKKVVTRTCSPNGGVCHNQSEYPDLRTPANFLATINAPCNVQPGDWTSVDDRCEQSGDRFIIAGQNVAEVEIGHVEYIAGDIGDYRAEDLVPEPGSPGFHVFLRDPLPIEREEVWGGGRFIRTFINDEGIIEDLPYATFTTRWWILDGGRHLVGEVRNYQIDQVNELNSVGIVQGDMNRNGIYGAREERPASLLTPGSPERSYLIGRMRGTMMGEPVAGSRMPLANQPLSIPEMLALFCFVEGLPADGSWPDMGAPINYAECSYSEDPENLNLLGEGVTWKGRVSKVLQANCGGCHGGNNPAEDLDLRSEDAYEHLFDASVQNPELQLIEPGAPERSYLWLKLINDESIEGYPMPYNPLTGEGSLREGELGDIQTWITNGAIRDE; translated from the coding sequence ATGTTCGCGCAACGACTTCCCACTCTGCTTCTGTGCGCCGGCCTCACCGCCGGCGCCGCCCTCGTCGGCAGCTTAGCGGCCTGCGGCCCCGACTTCTCCGCCGACGCCCTGGGCGATTTTTCCGACTTCGACCCGCAGCGCCCCGACTTCGGCGATGAGCAGCAAGGCTCCATCCCCGACTACCAGGGCGACAACGAGATGGTCATTGAGGCCATCGAGCGCTACCGCACCGGCAACGACCTGCATAAAAAGGTCGTCACCCGCACCTGCAGCCCCAACGGCGGCGTCTGCCACAACCAGTCGGAGTACCCCGATCTGCGCACCCCGGCCAACTTCCTGGCCACCATCAACGCCCCCTGCAACGTGCAGCCCGGTGACTGGACCTCGGTCGATGATCGCTGTGAGCAGAGCGGCGACCGCTTCATCATCGCCGGCCAGAACGTCGCGGAGGTCGAGATCGGCCACGTCGAATACATCGCCGGCGACATCGGCGACTACCGCGCCGAAGACCTGGTGCCCGAGCCTGGCAGCCCCGGCTTCCACGTCTTTCTGCGCGACCCGCTGCCCATCGAGCGCGAGGAGGTCTGGGGCGGAGGACGCTTCATCCGTACCTTCATCAACGATGAGGGCATCATCGAAGATCTTCCCTACGCCACCTTCACCACCCGCTGGTGGATCCTCGACGGCGGCCGCCACCTCGTTGGCGAGGTGCGTAACTACCAGATCGACCAGGTCAACGAGCTCAATTCGGTCGGGATCGTCCAGGGCGACATGAACCGCAACGGCATCTACGGCGCCCGCGAGGAGCGCCCCGCCTCGCTGCTCACCCCGGGAAGCCCCGAGCGCAGCTACCTCATCGGACGCATGCGCGGCACGATGATGGGTGAGCCGGTGGCCGGCTCGCGCATGCCCCTGGCCAACCAGCCCCTGAGCATCCCCGAGATGCTCGCCCTCTTCTGCTTTGTGGAGGGTCTGCCCGCCGATGGCAGCTGGCCCGATATGGGCGCGCCCATCAATTACGCCGAGTGCAGCTACAGCGAAGATCCCGAAAACCTCAACCTTTTGGGCGAAGGCGTCACCTGGAAGGGGCGCGTCTCCAAGGTTCTTCAGGCCAACTGCGGCGGCTGCCACGGCGGCAACAACCCCGCCGAAGACCTTGACCTGCGCAGCGAAGACGCCTACGAGCACCTCTTTGACGCCTCGGTGCAAAACCCCGAGCTCCAGCTCATTGAGCCCGGCGCCCCCGAGCGCAGCTACCTGTGGCTCAAGCTCATCAACGATGAGAGCATCGAGGGCTACCCCATGCCCTACAACCCTCTGACCGGCGAAGGCAGCCTGCGCGAGGGCGAGTTGGGTGATATCCAGACCTGGATCACCAACGGCGCCATCCGCGACGAATAG
- a CDS encoding DUF1549 domain-containing protein, with amino-acid sequence MNRPQARPTPGLSWLRWVAPLALSLALVACHESDFDPRDPARGPGSAVGDGSTITDGNFPGGTDEIPAALDVEPPQGAEVPNCGADCLSFCESQGFENPVHQGLCTSLWGVGLEPQPVYANEACRRLHVDLTGRFPTRDEVNRLCAGKTWDDIVNTLLDSEAFVEVNQRYWADRFLYNTRALSIERIFDMDVLVGKLYRGEVAYDHFAAIASAHPVLTRRHDTAGDRAEALFHLFMGRPPLGSERSDLARLYTLWTNGYYDHPTLNMRLSDSFIRYRCVDEEGNVDPESRGQCTSILYGYNELILTPDIRSVGEDNQMWSGLLRADEWEKLQMPGRLLARQQAFWETAVDDVIERYLGYDLGTMVPEVRAALVDHLLAHDGDIRSVHHAILTSVAYLQSARGLTDTDHRWTFGPLKQVDSEVWLDTIKHSVDYELSSCDHRISDPRDLLDADSISAIALLESSKWEMRDDGEDVRRDYSDLARNLGGCPANEVGGRFKIVSILTTSTQLNFVNQVCNPAMAEGRGAAIEKLLPAGVHPDAAVTPQLATDIVEHQVATFFGRPLTDDEREMAATHGDTCERARCRAAEFARPGCFALLSSSEMLFY; translated from the coding sequence GTGAACCGTCCCCAAGCTCGCCCCACCCCCGGCCTAAGCTGGCTGCGATGGGTAGCCCCGCTGGCCTTGAGTCTGGCGCTGGTCGCCTGCCACGAGAGCGACTTCGACCCGCGCGATCCCGCCCGCGGGCCGGGTAGCGCCGTCGGCGACGGCTCGACCATCACCGACGGCAACTTCCCCGGCGGCACCGATGAGATTCCCGCCGCCCTCGACGTCGAGCCCCCTCAGGGCGCTGAAGTTCCAAATTGCGGCGCCGACTGCCTCTCTTTTTGCGAGTCGCAGGGCTTTGAGAACCCCGTCCACCAGGGGCTCTGCACAAGCCTCTGGGGTGTGGGACTTGAGCCCCAGCCCGTCTACGCCAACGAGGCCTGCCGCCGGCTGCACGTTGACCTCACCGGGCGATTCCCCACCCGCGACGAGGTCAACCGTCTCTGCGCCGGCAAGACCTGGGACGACATCGTCAACACGCTCCTCGACTCCGAAGCCTTTGTGGAGGTCAACCAGCGCTACTGGGCCGATCGCTTCCTCTACAATACTCGCGCCCTGAGCATCGAGCGCATCTTCGATATGGATGTGCTCGTCGGCAAACTCTACCGCGGTGAGGTCGCCTACGATCACTTCGCGGCCATCGCCAGCGCCCACCCGGTGCTCACCCGCCGCCACGACACCGCCGGCGACCGCGCCGAGGCCCTCTTTCACCTCTTTATGGGCCGCCCCCCCCTGGGCAGCGAGCGCAGCGACCTGGCCCGCCTCTACACCCTGTGGACCAACGGTTACTACGACCACCCCACCCTCAACATGCGCCTGAGCGACTCGTTTATCCGCTACCGCTGCGTCGACGAGGAGGGCAACGTCGACCCGGAGAGCCGCGGCCAGTGCACCAGCATCCTTTACGGCTACAATGAACTTATCCTCACCCCCGACATCCGCTCGGTCGGCGAAGATAATCAGATGTGGAGCGGACTTCTGCGCGCCGATGAGTGGGAGAAGTTGCAGATGCCCGGCCGCCTGCTCGCCAGGCAACAGGCCTTCTGGGAGACGGCCGTCGACGACGTGATCGAGCGCTACCTGGGCTACGATCTGGGCACGATGGTGCCCGAGGTGCGCGCCGCGCTCGTCGACCACCTGCTGGCCCACGACGGCGACATCCGCTCGGTACACCACGCCATCCTCACCTCGGTGGCCTACCTGCAGAGCGCGCGCGGGCTCACCGACACCGACCACCGCTGGACCTTCGGCCCCTTAAAGCAGGTCGACTCGGAGGTCTGGCTCGACACCATCAAACACTCCGTCGACTACGAGCTCTCCAGCTGCGACCACCGCATCAGCGACCCGCGCGATCTTCTCGACGCCGACTCCATCAGCGCCATCGCGCTCCTGGAATCCTCAAAATGGGAGATGCGCGACGATGGCGAAGATGTGCGCCGCGATTACAGCGACCTGGCCCGCAACCTGGGCGGCTGCCCGGCCAACGAGGTCGGTGGACGCTTTAAGATCGTCAGCATCCTGACCACCTCTACCCAGCTCAACTTCGTCAACCAGGTCTGCAACCCGGCGATGGCCGAGGGCCGCGGCGCCGCCATCGAGAAACTCCTGCCCGCCGGTGTCCACCCCGACGCCGCGGTCACCCCGCAGCTGGCCACAGACATTGTCGAGCACCAGGTGGCGACCTTCTTCGGCCGCCCGCTGACCGATGACGAACGCGAGATGGCCGCCACCCACGGTGATACCTGCGAGCGGGCACGCTGCCGCGCCGCCGAGTTCGCCCGCCCCGGCTGCTTTGCCCTGCTCTCCAGCTCCGAGATGCTCTTTTACTGA
- a CDS encoding FxLYD domain-containing protein, giving the protein MTDQHQALHAYLERVTALRDQHERSLNHDELRQVARDVGLSNADLERAAEAAADHLQRARGFTDHRLLDEAITELREALVLVPDDPQILDQLARTYAARWERDKNPADLREAMATCKAVVAIDPEHATAYELLGRLSAQAKQSPKVKTSSRVVAIALTMILLMAVAAGAFLLVGKPSPPQPADIQAQNVGHAPVTKTLLNEPPAARSPQGDPVEASGNIEVRLVLASELPPVTLGHVHAELNTYPNGSFFKLNGLFANSSELEVHDVQARVQLLNDQGAPIGQPMPLAIKPSYMPALRPGDELAFRHQMATSADLASIEVLIDTIETRPAPSSYTESPTLEATITPGSGGVIPSLEVRERHFEMKTSELLDRRSMRLHLEIENTGDRALELVRLRIDLINEAGEVVDERLSYLVGSGYPAFAPGQTRMAAVIIADLAKSVADYRVNVVEWR; this is encoded by the coding sequence ATGACCGACCAACATCAAGCGCTCCACGCCTACCTGGAGCGCGTCACCGCGCTCCGCGACCAGCACGAACGCAGCCTCAACCACGACGAACTTCGCCAGGTCGCGCGCGACGTCGGCTTGAGCAACGCCGATCTGGAGCGCGCCGCCGAGGCCGCCGCCGATCACCTGCAGCGCGCCCGCGGGTTCACCGATCATCGGCTTCTGGACGAGGCCATCACCGAGCTCCGAGAGGCCCTGGTACTGGTGCCCGACGATCCGCAGATCCTCGACCAGCTGGCCCGCACCTACGCCGCGCGCTGGGAGCGCGACAAGAATCCGGCCGACCTTCGCGAGGCCATGGCCACCTGCAAGGCCGTGGTGGCCATCGACCCCGAACACGCCACGGCCTACGAGCTACTCGGACGCCTGAGCGCGCAGGCCAAACAATCCCCGAAGGTGAAAACCTCTTCCAGGGTCGTGGCCATCGCCCTGACGATGATCCTGCTGATGGCTGTGGCTGCCGGCGCCTTCCTCCTTGTCGGGAAGCCGAGCCCTCCTCAACCCGCCGATATTCAAGCCCAGAACGTCGGACATGCGCCGGTTACAAAAACGCTGCTCAACGAGCCCCCCGCAGCGCGCAGCCCGCAGGGCGATCCGGTCGAGGCCAGCGGCAACATCGAGGTGCGCCTGGTGCTCGCCAGCGAACTTCCCCCGGTGACGCTCGGCCACGTGCACGCCGAGCTCAACACCTACCCCAACGGCTCCTTCTTCAAGCTCAACGGCCTCTTCGCCAACAGCTCCGAGCTTGAGGTGCACGACGTTCAGGCGCGCGTGCAACTTCTCAATGACCAGGGCGCGCCCATCGGTCAACCGATGCCCCTGGCCATCAAGCCCTCCTACATGCCGGCGCTGCGACCGGGCGATGAGCTTGCGTTTCGCCACCAGATGGCGACCTCCGCCGATCTTGCGAGCATCGAGGTCCTCATCGACACCATTGAGACCCGGCCCGCTCCTTCGAGCTACACCGAGAGCCCGACGCTCGAAGCGACCATCACCCCCGGCTCCGGCGGGGTGATCCCCTCGCTGGAAGTTCGCGAGCGCCACTTTGAGATGAAGACCAGCGAACTTCTCGATCGCCGCTCGATGCGTCTTCACCTGGAGATCGAGAACACCGGCGACCGCGCCCTGGAGCTTGTGCGCCTGCGCATCGATCTCATCAATGAGGCCGGTGAGGTGGTCGATGAGCGCTTGAGCTACCTTGTCGGCTCTGGCTATCCTGCGTTCGCCCCGGGTCAGACGCGGATGGCCGCCGTCATCATCGCCGACCTGGCCAAAAGCGTCGCCGACTACCGCGTCAACGTGGTGG
- a CDS encoding DUF1501 domain-containing protein, with translation MTDQKSPKGFKPGRRTFLKGMGVAAATIAMPHVWVPNKALAQTEARGAAKHLIYIRLSGGFRFSAAFNGDTASEFNPFGKAENVASATEWGVGKLFELAGWLNGDQGAERAALGMRPVTEMSDQMAVLPCVDHEPLSARADGNHNTGLQRFNTGYVGGGTSFLTMINYGLRERFALAREQGTVALPAFSLGDSGMAMGAGVYAAHRPPVMQGDGFERFGFSAANTLPDWAQSMASSVDERYRAIHHPQNRAGVDAYMQTRAATELYAEIFNDEILKIRNNSDEAIDGLSNRQLATIFGDSRAARNIRLALRLFHFGCPAVYLNQGSYDMHSGEEAGLPRHMEELGRILSGLEVALKAMDHPEGGTYWDNTLVVCGSEFGRTARGSRFNSARGSDHAGDYATRWMSMPVMGGLVTAAGNGGKSFGMTRPSDLAPEGQVYSYRSLLKTLMDALGCDHREFFPADRPFDDLFA, from the coding sequence ATGACCGATCAAAAATCCCCCAAAGGTTTTAAGCCCGGGCGGCGCACTTTTCTCAAAGGCATGGGCGTGGCCGCAGCCACCATCGCCATGCCGCATGTCTGGGTGCCCAACAAGGCGCTGGCCCAGACCGAGGCGCGCGGCGCGGCCAAACACCTGATCTACATTCGCCTCTCCGGCGGCTTCCGCTTCAGCGCGGCCTTCAACGGCGACACCGCCTCGGAGTTCAACCCCTTCGGCAAAGCCGAAAACGTCGCCAGCGCCACCGAGTGGGGCGTGGGCAAACTCTTTGAGCTCGCCGGCTGGCTCAACGGCGACCAGGGCGCCGAGCGCGCCGCACTCGGCATGCGCCCGGTCACCGAGATGTCTGACCAGATGGCGGTGCTGCCCTGCGTGGATCACGAACCCCTCTCGGCCCGCGCCGACGGCAACCACAACACCGGCCTGCAGCGCTTCAACACGGGCTACGTCGGCGGCGGCACGAGCTTTCTGACGATGATCAACTACGGGCTGCGCGAGCGCTTTGCCCTGGCCCGCGAGCAGGGCACCGTGGCGCTTCCGGCCTTCTCACTCGGCGACTCCGGCATGGCCATGGGTGCGGGCGTCTACGCCGCCCACCGCCCGCCGGTGATGCAGGGCGACGGCTTTGAGCGCTTCGGCTTCTCGGCGGCCAACACCCTGCCGGACTGGGCGCAGTCGATGGCCAGCTCCGTCGATGAGCGCTACCGCGCGATCCATCACCCTCAGAACCGCGCCGGCGTCGACGCCTACATGCAGACCCGCGCGGCCACCGAGCTCTACGCCGAGATCTTCAATGACGAGATCCTCAAGATCCGCAACAACTCCGATGAGGCCATCGACGGGTTGAGCAACCGCCAGCTCGCCACGATCTTCGGCGACAGCCGCGCGGCGCGAAACATCCGCCTGGCCCTGCGCCTCTTCCACTTCGGATGCCCGGCGGTCTACCTCAACCAGGGCTCCTACGACATGCACTCCGGCGAAGAGGCCGGCCTGCCCCGTCATATGGAGGAGCTCGGGCGCATCTTAAGCGGCCTGGAAGTTGCTCTCAAAGCCATGGACCACCCCGAGGGCGGCACCTACTGGGACAACACGCTTGTGGTCTGCGGCAGCGAGTTCGGCCGCACCGCCCGCGGCAGCCGCTTCAACTCCGCGCGCGGCAGCGACCACGCCGGCGACTACGCCACCCGCTGGATGTCGATGCCCGTGATGGGCGGTCTTGTCACCGCTGCCGGAAACGGCGGCAAATCCTTCGGCATGACTCGCCCCTCCGATCTGGCCCCCGAAGGCCAGGTCTACAGCTACCGCTCGCTGCTCAAGACCCTGATGGACGCGCTGGGTTGCGATCACCGTGAGTTCTTCCCCGCCGATCGCCCCTTCGACGATCTCTTCGCCTGA